The following coding sequences are from one Enterococcus sp. 4G2_DIV0659 window:
- a CDS encoding DeoR/GlpR family DNA-binding transcription regulator, which translates to MKSSHKTIKERREKLLSLLTADDPLLVKDISTKLAVSEITVRRDLTALEKMGLVHREHGKARIVKKTGTADYNEELEVLKNTIAKKAAEFVKDGDTLFINTGSTALSSLKNLENKRVTIVTNNVKVANLDHNPNSTVILSGGEIRFPKEALVGDIAIDSFSKMSSDISIIGCSGLSIENGITTPVLHESKINSLIIERTNGLVIVVADYRKIGFSSNFTSGHIKDINYLITDTFAPPEVLRDIEKQGVQVIQVEV; encoded by the coding sequence ATGAAAAGTTCGCACAAAACAATTAAAGAACGTCGTGAAAAGTTACTATCCTTACTCACCGCTGATGATCCTTTATTAGTAAAAGACATAAGCACAAAACTGGCTGTCTCTGAAATAACTGTTCGACGAGATTTAACTGCTTTAGAAAAGATGGGATTAGTGCACCGAGAGCATGGAAAAGCCCGAATTGTTAAAAAAACTGGAACGGCAGACTACAATGAGGAGCTTGAGGTTTTAAAAAATACAATTGCTAAAAAAGCAGCTGAATTTGTTAAAGACGGAGATACGTTATTTATCAATACTGGCTCGACCGCTTTATCCTCTTTAAAAAATTTAGAGAATAAGCGCGTGACGATTGTCACAAATAATGTAAAAGTCGCTAATCTTGATCATAATCCCAATTCAACTGTTATTTTATCAGGAGGAGAAATTCGTTTTCCAAAAGAAGCTCTAGTTGGTGATATTGCTATCGATTCATTTTCAAAGATGTCATCAGATATTTCAATTATAGGCTGCTCCGGTCTTAGTATAGAAAATGGCATCACAACACCTGTCTTACATGAATCCAAAATTAATTCATTGATTATCGAGCGAACAAATGGATTAGTTATCGTCGTAGCAGACTATCGTAAAATTGGTTTTTCTTCAAATTTTACAAGTGGTCATATCAAAGACATCAACTATTTGATCACCGATACATTTGCTCCGCCAGAAGTTCTTCGTGATATTGAAAAACAAGGCGTGCAAGTCATTCAAGTTGAAGTTTAA
- the ulaG gene encoding L-ascorbate 6-phosphate lactonase has translation MATIHDVTKESWILSTFPEWGTYLNEEIEQEKVQAGTVSMWWLGCTGIWLKSHEGTNILCDLWCGTGKQSHGNGKMKKGHQMMRMSGCENMQPNLRTQPFVIDPFAVKDVDALVVTHIHSDHLDINTAAAVHQNCPEARFIGPKEVVDTWLAWGIPEAKTTIVKPGDRVAIKDIEIVALEAFDRTALVTCADPEVTLKGKMPQDMDEIAVNYLFETSGGNIYHAGDSHYSNLFAKHGNEHKIDVCLGAYGENPRGITDKVTSVDMLRMAESLNANVVIPVHYDIWANFMADPKEITEIWKFKKDRLDYQFKPFIWQVGGKFTYPNDKDKLEFNFYRGFDDVFTTENDTPFPSFL, from the coding sequence ATGGCAACAATTCATGACGTGACAAAAGAAAGTTGGATTTTAAGTACGTTTCCTGAGTGGGGAACCTATTTGAATGAAGAAATCGAGCAAGAAAAAGTACAAGCAGGAACAGTATCAATGTGGTGGCTAGGCTGTACTGGAATTTGGCTGAAGTCTCATGAAGGAACCAATATTTTATGTGACTTATGGTGTGGTACAGGCAAACAATCTCATGGAAATGGCAAAATGAAAAAAGGACACCAAATGATGCGTATGAGTGGTTGCGAAAATATGCAACCGAATTTAAGAACCCAACCGTTTGTGATTGATCCTTTTGCAGTGAAAGATGTTGATGCTTTGGTTGTTACTCATATTCATTCAGATCATTTAGATATTAATACAGCCGCAGCTGTTCATCAAAATTGTCCAGAAGCTCGTTTTATTGGACCAAAAGAAGTTGTTGACACTTGGTTAGCTTGGGGGATTCCAGAGGCTAAAACAACTATTGTTAAGCCAGGAGATCGTGTGGCAATCAAAGATATAGAGATTGTAGCATTAGAGGCCTTCGATAGAACAGCTTTGGTGACATGCGCTGATCCAGAGGTCACATTAAAAGGGAAAATGCCTCAGGATATGGATGAAATTGCTGTTAATTACTTATTTGAAACAAGCGGAGGAAATATTTATCATGCAGGGGATTCTCACTATTCTAACTTATTTGCAAAACATGGTAACGAACATAAAATAGACGTTTGCTTGGGCGCTTATGGAGAAAATCCAAGAGGAATCACTGACAAAGTGACATCGGTGGATATGTTACGAATGGCCGAGTCATTAAATGCAAATGTAGTTATTCCAGTTCATTATGATATTTGGGCGAATTTCATGGCAGATCCAAAGGAAATTACAGAAATTTGGAAATTTAAGAAAGATCGCTTGGATTATCAATTTAAACCATTTATTTGGCAAGTCGGCGGAAAGTTCACCTATCCAAATGATAAAGACAAATTAGAATTCAATTTCTATCGAGGATTTGATGATGTATTTACAACAGAAAATGATACACCATTCCCATCATTTTTATAA
- a CDS encoding PTS sugar transporter subunit IIA translates to MLKYFYDNDLIRFCEQTPSNWEDAVILSCQTLLEKEIITQQYVDEIVECVQKYGPYIVIVPGVAMPHSSEDSQGVLGTAISFTKMSQDVVFEEGNAEKNARLFFTLAAKNKEEHVENISKLSEMLMTEGLIEALLTVETMADYEQVMATFDV, encoded by the coding sequence ATGTTAAAGTATTTTTATGATAATGACTTGATTCGTTTTTGTGAACAAACGCCTTCTAATTGGGAGGATGCAGTCATTCTTAGTTGCCAAACATTGCTGGAAAAAGAAATTATCACACAACAATATGTGGATGAAATCGTTGAGTGTGTTCAAAAATATGGACCCTATATTGTCATAGTTCCTGGAGTGGCAATGCCTCACTCTTCAGAGGATAGCCAAGGAGTGCTCGGGACTGCGATTTCATTTACAAAAATGAGCCAAGATGTAGTGTTTGAAGAAGGCAATGCTGAAAAAAATGCGCGTTTATTTTTCACGTTAGCGGCCAAGAATAAAGAAGAACATGTAGAAAACATTTCAAAACTATCAGAAATGTTGATGACAGAAGGATTGATTGAGGCATTGCTGACTGTTGAAACTATGGCGGATTACGAGCAAGTGATGGCAACATTTGATGTATAG
- a CDS encoding PTS ascorbate transporter subunit IIC: MTQALDFLMGIWDYFAANILTQPAFLIGFIVLLGYMLLKKPLYESIAGFLKATVGYLILTVGSGGLVNNFRPILVGLKERFNLDAMVIDPYFGQNAVTAGIEETFGRTFSDTMILLLIAFVMNILLVRFKKYTKLRAVFTTGNVQIQQAATAFWILLFCFPELGQIQILLIMGLILGCYWAVGSNLTVDITQDLTEGAGFAIAHQQMFGVYIFARLAEKMKKDKNNRKLEDVQLPGFLSIFNENMVATSILMLFFFGIILVVLGPEYLIEAEFMVEGQSFFFYILQTALYFAVYLAILQLGVRTFVSELTESFQGISNTLLPGAVPGIDVAATFGFGSANAVTIGFLFGALGQFITIGLLILFKSPVIVIAGFIPLFFDNAVIAVYANNRGGFKAACIFPFVSGVIQVLGSALIAAFIGLSQYGGYIGMFDWATVWPVMTIVMKYLGYVGVAIVVALLLAIPQFQYRANPEGYFLIAEDYDEYVKKMAAKSA; encoded by the coding sequence ATGACACAAGCTTTGGATTTTCTAATGGGGATTTGGGATTATTTTGCGGCAAATATTTTGACGCAACCAGCCTTTTTAATTGGATTCATTGTACTTTTGGGGTATATGTTACTTAAAAAACCGCTATATGAGAGTATCGCAGGTTTTTTAAAAGCAACAGTAGGGTATTTGATTTTAACCGTTGGATCAGGTGGGTTAGTCAATAATTTTCGTCCAATTCTAGTCGGATTAAAAGAACGTTTTAATCTAGATGCGATGGTTATTGACCCTTATTTCGGTCAAAATGCAGTAACAGCAGGAATTGAAGAGACATTTGGTCGTACATTTAGTGATACGATGATTTTGTTACTGATTGCTTTTGTTATGAACATTTTATTGGTTCGTTTTAAAAAATATACGAAACTAAGAGCAGTATTTACCACAGGGAATGTTCAAATACAACAAGCCGCAACCGCTTTCTGGATTTTGCTCTTTTGTTTTCCTGAATTAGGTCAGATTCAAATTCTATTGATTATGGGACTTATTTTAGGATGTTACTGGGCTGTTGGTTCAAATCTAACTGTTGATATAACGCAAGATTTAACGGAAGGAGCAGGTTTTGCAATCGCTCATCAACAAATGTTCGGAGTTTATATTTTTGCACGATTAGCAGAGAAAATGAAGAAGGATAAAAATAATCGGAAACTAGAAGATGTTCAGTTGCCTGGATTTTTATCGATTTTCAATGAAAATATGGTAGCTACTTCTATTCTAATGCTCTTTTTCTTTGGAATTATTTTAGTTGTTTTAGGACCTGAGTACTTAATTGAAGCAGAATTTATGGTTGAAGGGCAAAGCTTCTTTTTCTACATTTTACAGACGGCTTTATACTTTGCAGTTTATCTAGCTATTTTGCAATTAGGCGTTCGAACATTCGTTTCAGAATTGACTGAATCATTTCAAGGAATCTCTAATACCTTATTACCAGGTGCGGTTCCAGGTATTGATGTAGCAGCAACATTTGGTTTTGGTTCGGCCAATGCTGTAACGATTGGATTTTTATTTGGAGCACTAGGTCAATTTATCACGATTGGGCTATTGATTTTATTTAAATCACCAGTTATCGTGATTGCTGGATTTATTCCATTATTCTTTGATAATGCAGTAATTGCAGTATATGCAAATAATCGCGGCGGATTTAAAGCCGCTTGTATCTTCCCGTTTGTTTCAGGAGTTATCCAAGTGCTCGGCTCGGCTTTGATTGCTGCGTTTATTGGGTTATCTCAGTATGGAGGATATATTGGTATGTTTGACTGGGCAACGGTTTGGCCAGTAATGACCATAGTAATGAAATATTTAGGTTATGTTGGTGTCGCTATCGTGGTAGCTTTACTACTAGCAATTCCGCAATTCCAATATCGAGCGAATCCAGAAGGGTACTTCTTGATTGCAGAAGATTATGATGAATATGTAAAAAAAATGGCAGCAAAAAGCGCCTGA
- a CDS encoding PTS sugar transporter subunit IIB — protein sequence MRVLVSCANGSGTSLMMKKSVEKALKELGFNITNIHHCAISEGKSTAGQYDVVFCPMNFLNMFDDAKKKGITVVGVKNVMSAKEISERVQETDLATKFK from the coding sequence ATGAGAGTATTAGTATCATGTGCAAACGGATCAGGAACAAGTTTAATGATGAAAAAAAGTGTCGAAAAAGCATTGAAAGAGCTGGGCTTTAATATTACGAATATCCATCACTGCGCGATTTCAGAAGGGAAGAGTACAGCAGGGCAATATGACGTTGTTTTTTGTCCAATGAATTTTTTAAATATGTTTGATGACGCTAAGAAGAAAGGAATCACTGTTGTAGGAGTCAAAAACGTGATGTCAGCAAAAGAAATTAGCGAACGTGTTCAGGAAACAGACTTAGCAACTAAGTTTAAATAA